In the genome of Tachysurus vachellii isolate PV-2020 chromosome 9, HZAU_Pvac_v1, whole genome shotgun sequence, one region contains:
- the homer2 gene encoding homer protein homolog 2 isoform X1 yields the protein MGEQPIFTTRAHVFQIDPSTKKNWVPASKQAVTVSYFYDSNRNSYRIISVDGSKVIINSTITPNMTFTKTSQKFGQWADSRANTVFGLGFATEQQLSKFAEKFQEVKEAAKMAREKSQEKSDATSNHSHESGRETPVSSQASSMNGTDDDKISHTPDTPVLMSENNRVKTAVEQSTNQYEPELQALKESNTRLTEALQEANISVEKWKAHTIACQEENTKLKNKIADLEAVCKEVSLEKERNAQLNTRVQKLENELKDKEQELENLRKQAEIIPQLMSECDGLNGKMQAAELANQEARGRVSVLQSEVSEGQQRQRAMKTELKKFMELLEGKIDELHEVRQGLSHLGMDN from the exons ATGGG ggAGCAGCCGATCTTCACAACTCGAGCTCATGTCTTCCAGATAGATCCCAGCACCAAGAAGAACTGGGTTCCTGCCAGTAAACAAGCTGTCACCGTGTCCTACTTTTATGACAGCAATCGCAACAGCTACCGCATCATCAGCGTGGATGGGTCAAAG gtgatcaTTAACAGCACTATCACCCCCAACATGACCTTCACAAAGACGTCACAGAAGTTCGGTCAGTGGGCTGACAGTCGTGCAAACACTGTGTTTGGGCTCGGGTTCGCTACTGAACAGCAACTGTCCAAg tttGCTGAAAAGTTCCAGGAGGTGAAGGAAGCGGCTAAAATGGCAAGGGAGAAATCACAGGAGAAATCAGACGCAACCAGCAACCATTCACAT GAATCCGGCCGTGAAACTCCGGTGTCCAGTCAGGCGTCCAGTATGAACGGCACAGACGACGATaaaatctctcacacacctgaTACCCCGGTGCTGATGAGCGAGAACAACCGAGTGAAGACTGCTGTGGagcagag tactaaCCAGTACGAGCCGGAGCTGCAGGCTCTGAAGGAGAGTAACACTCGGCTGACAGAGGCTCTGCAGGAGGCAAACATCAGTGTAGAAAAGTGGAAAGCACACACCATCGCATGCCAGGAGGAGAACACCAAACTGAAGAAcaag attgcAGACCTTGAGGCAGTGTGTAAGGAGGTGAgtctggagaaagagagaaacgcTCAGCTAAATACCCGAGTGCAGAAACTTGAGAACGAATTAAAGGACAAagaacag gagctGGAGAATCTGAGGAAGCAGGCTGAGATAATTCCACAGCTCATGTCAGAGTGTGACGGCCTCAATGGCAAGATgcag GCGGCAGAGCTGGCCAATCAGGAGGCTCGTGGGCGTGTGTCAGTGCTGCAGAGTGAAGTGAGTGAAGGACAGCAAAGACAGAGAGCCATGAAAACTGAGCTGAAGAAGTTCATGGAGCTTCTGGAGGGCAAGATAGACGAACTGCATGAAGTCCGCCAAGGGCTGTCTCACCTGGGCATGGAcaactaa
- the LOC132851527 gene encoding WASP homolog-associated protein with actin, membranes and microtubules, whose product MIVNMMSADVERMDSLDGWVAIKSDIFDNREIHNIRFLVQWSEAEDKFAVICHNRTLQQRMRKVKMKEGGDEEDSSWAAMFSASELKHIHQQLTGSGDALSRVLPDLSAFTHTGVWDTLMRRTWQEQEQERDVEAVCQQLEKYFSIAVDVCGVKILLETLFPQEEAGEEDKYCENLQEFKRKAMEEQVRRAKNSVDTIIHSHPAASGLVQLMKIYDEEDEAYSELVTIATQYYQHQLQPFRDMRELSTLHTMEIQKILQLQELGPKRVCELEREAEEWSKGVNEAVCSIQDITVCYFTETTTALSGMLKQMEADRKRFGQASWAVATPRLEKLKFLLAKETLQLMRAREMCVNHRKDEIKEKMSSVCDGASVCDVDVLELQYYEAQLELYSCKLEIMKNEELLLLAQINTLQRQIKELKEEVVYFDACEDPLELQCMNTDVSPTHSGGNSTYSQLQQQLLQLERKRSMISSRRATLRNRKERCIEAHELQQRAAQQRITEFQQHHAVHKKREKKREEEEKRKEWVQMQRDRTLNRLRNFRERGQGQFIVKTRRPNKPRPSDLAINDSDQPMSIITLTPPTQACSHSSKPRGKGRGQKQWDIPVHIHLPPGPGGPEHILTPPLQPPPPPPPPPPPPPVAPPPLSAPPLPLSDKESSGISTAGSMDDVLASLQRGRVHLRKVTPKPSGVSMETGNFRDGLLSAIRQGVTLKKTPPPVGPAHCHDSDLELSIKAAMMRMKKVSNESDDEEHPITSPEEWDN is encoded by the exons ATGATTGTGAACATGATGAGCGCGGATGTGGAGCGGATGGACAGCTTGGACGGATGGGTCGCTATTAAAAGCGACATATTTGACAACCGGGAGATTCACAACATCCGGTTTCTGGTCCAGTGGAGCGAAGCGGAGGACAAGTTCGCAGTGATCTGTCACAACAGGACTCTTCAGCAGAGGATGAGGAAGGTAAAGATGAAGGAGGGCGGTGATGAAGAGGACTCCAGCTGGGCCGCAATGTTCTCGGCATCAGAGCTGAAACACATCCATCAGCAGCTGACCGGCTCCGGAGACGCGCTGTCCAGGGTCCTGCCCGACCTGAGCGCCTTCACACACACCGGCGTGTGGGACACTCTGATGAGGAGAACATggcaggagcaggagcaggagcgcGACGTGGAAGCCGTGTGTCAGCAGCTGGAGAAGTATTTCAGCATCGCGgtggatgtgtgtggagttAAAATCCTGCTGGAGACTTTATTCCCTCAAGAGGAGGCAGGAGAGGAGGACAAATACTGCGAGAACCTGCAGGAGTTCAAGAGGAAAGCCATGGAGGAGCAGGTCAGGAGAGCCAAGAACTCAGTGGACACG atcATACACAGTCACCCTGCTGCATCAGGACTTGTGCAGCTGATGAAGATCTAcgatgaggaggatgaggcaTACAGTGAATTGGTTACCATAGCAACGCAGTATTATCAGCACCAACTGCAGCCATTTAGAGACATGAGAGAGCTGTCAACGTTACACACCATGGAGATACAG aaaatatTGCAGCTCCAGGAGCTCGGTCCAAAGCGAGTGTGTGAGttggagagagaggcagaagaGTGGAGCAAGGGGGTGAACGAGGCTGTATGTTCCATTCAGGATAtcactgtgtgttattttacaGAGACGACAACAGCTCTGTCAG gtatgctGAAACAGATGGAGGCGGACCGTAAGAGATTTGGCCAAGCCTCCTGGGCTGTAGCCACACCCAGGCTGGAGAAACTCAAATTTCTACTGGCTAAAGAGACACTGCAGCTCATGAGGGcaagagagatgtgtgtgaacCACCGGAAAGATGAAATTAAGgagaag atgagcagtgtgtgtgatggggcgagtgtgtgtgatgtagatgtGTTGGAGCTGCAGTATTATGAGGCTCAGCTGGAACTCTACTCCTGTAAACTAGAGATCATGAAAAATGAGGAGCTGCTCCTGCTTGCACAGATTAACACACTACAGAGACAGATCAAag aactGAAGGAGGAGGTGGTGTATTTTGATGCCTGTGAAGACCCCTTAGAGCTTCAGTGTATGAATACAGATGTTAGTCCCACCCACTCAGGTGGTAACTCCACCTACTCTCAACTACAACAACAGCTACTGCAACTGGAGAGGAAGAGATCGATGATATCATCACGCAGAGCTACACTGCGCAACcgcaag gaacgGTGTATAGAGGCACATGAGCTCCAGCAGAGGGCGGCACAGCAGAGAATCACAGAATTCCAGCAACACCATGCTGTGCACAAG aagcgagaaaagaagagggaggaggaggagaagaggaaggagTGGGTGCagatgcagagagacagaacacTCAACCGACTGCGTAACTTCAGAGAG agaggTCAAGGTCAATTCATTGTGAAGACTCGTCGTCCCAATAAGCCCCGCCCTTCTGACCTTGCCATCAATGACTCTGATCAGCCCATGTCAATCATCACACTGACTCCACCCACTCAAGCATGTAGCCACTCCTCCAAGCCCAGAGGAAAGGGGCGGGGCCAGAAGCAGTGGGATATCCCAGTGCACATTCATTTACCCCCAGGACCTGGAGGGCCGGAACATATTTTAACTCCTCCCCTTCAacccccacctccacctccaccacctccccctcctcctccagtAGCACCGCCCCCTCTGTCAGCCCCGCCTCTTCCACTCAGTGACAAAGAATCATCTGGAATTTCCACTGCAG GATCGATGGACGACGTTCTAGCATCGCTGCAGCGGGGGCGTGTTCACCTACGCAAGGTCACGCCCAAACCTTCTGGGGTTTCCATGGAGACCGGAAACTTTAGAGACGGTTTGCTGTCAGCTATCCGTCAGGGTGTAACCTTAAAGAAAACCCCGCCCCCTGTTGGCCCCGCCCACTGTCATGACTCCGATCTGGAGCTCAGCATCAAAGCAGCcatgatgaggatgaagaaggtctCCAACGAGTCCGATGATGAAGAACATCCAATCACATCGCCGGAAGAATGGGACAACTAG
- the homer2 gene encoding homer protein homolog 2 isoform X2, with product MEQPIFTTRAHVFQIDPSTKKNWVPASKQAVTVSYFYDSNRNSYRIISVDGSKVIINSTITPNMTFTKTSQKFGQWADSRANTVFGLGFATEQQLSKFAEKFQEVKEAAKMAREKSQEKSDATSNHSHESGRETPVSSQASSMNGTDDDKISHTPDTPVLMSENNRVKTAVEQSTNQYEPELQALKESNTRLTEALQEANISVEKWKAHTIACQEENTKLKNKIADLEAVCKEVSLEKERNAQLNTRVQKLENELKDKEQELENLRKQAEIIPQLMSECDGLNGKMQAAELANQEARGRVSVLQSEVSEGQQRQRAMKTELKKFMELLEGKIDELHEVRQGLSHLGMDN from the exons AT ggAGCAGCCGATCTTCACAACTCGAGCTCATGTCTTCCAGATAGATCCCAGCACCAAGAAGAACTGGGTTCCTGCCAGTAAACAAGCTGTCACCGTGTCCTACTTTTATGACAGCAATCGCAACAGCTACCGCATCATCAGCGTGGATGGGTCAAAG gtgatcaTTAACAGCACTATCACCCCCAACATGACCTTCACAAAGACGTCACAGAAGTTCGGTCAGTGGGCTGACAGTCGTGCAAACACTGTGTTTGGGCTCGGGTTCGCTACTGAACAGCAACTGTCCAAg tttGCTGAAAAGTTCCAGGAGGTGAAGGAAGCGGCTAAAATGGCAAGGGAGAAATCACAGGAGAAATCAGACGCAACCAGCAACCATTCACAT GAATCCGGCCGTGAAACTCCGGTGTCCAGTCAGGCGTCCAGTATGAACGGCACAGACGACGATaaaatctctcacacacctgaTACCCCGGTGCTGATGAGCGAGAACAACCGAGTGAAGACTGCTGTGGagcagag tactaaCCAGTACGAGCCGGAGCTGCAGGCTCTGAAGGAGAGTAACACTCGGCTGACAGAGGCTCTGCAGGAGGCAAACATCAGTGTAGAAAAGTGGAAAGCACACACCATCGCATGCCAGGAGGAGAACACCAAACTGAAGAAcaag attgcAGACCTTGAGGCAGTGTGTAAGGAGGTGAgtctggagaaagagagaaacgcTCAGCTAAATACCCGAGTGCAGAAACTTGAGAACGAATTAAAGGACAAagaacag gagctGGAGAATCTGAGGAAGCAGGCTGAGATAATTCCACAGCTCATGTCAGAGTGTGACGGCCTCAATGGCAAGATgcag GCGGCAGAGCTGGCCAATCAGGAGGCTCGTGGGCGTGTGTCAGTGCTGCAGAGTGAAGTGAGTGAAGGACAGCAAAGACAGAGAGCCATGAAAACTGAGCTGAAGAAGTTCATGGAGCTTCTGGAGGGCAAGATAGACGAACTGCATGAAGTCCGCCAAGGGCTGTCTCACCTGGGCATGGAcaactaa